The following proteins are co-located in the Acidicapsa acidisoli genome:
- a CDS encoding EAL domain-containing protein, protein MASPTEVDLAEALERDEIVPYFQPIVELHTGKLTGFEVLSRWIHPISGMIPPDRFILLAEQTGLIGLLTERLLRKAFAAASDIPGPLSLSVNISPVQFRDRELPLKIEQAANIGRFPLHRLILEVTESALVDNMQQAREISQGLKEIGVRLALDDFGTGYSSLGHLQALHFDELKVDASFVRSMDQTRESRKIAAAVVGLGHSLGLITVAEGIETAAQAEMLHWLGCEQGQGWLYGRPVPREKLAAVVSRGNFSPVTESPSGSTSETITASLEGRPAQQLAQLQAIYDGAPVGLCFLDTNMRYVSINKRLAEMNGAPVVDHLGRRVVDVHPDMFKIVEPFIQRALRGESLSGIEITSPKRGPDPRPRTLLLSYQPARDEADEVIGVSVGVVDITARKLVEVALKESEDHYRHSVELNPQIPWTMDADGMNTEISPRWKEVTGLTLEQSQGLGWLEALHPDDVTRVVDRMEVMLKTGESIDMEYRISKGDGEWRWMRTRGSPRRNDSGKIIRWYGSVEDIDDRKKTEQALIESEALLKAVFSAVPVGLIIAEPSGRIVMSNPQAESLLPPNVIVADTIDDYRKAGAHTTDGRPMEATEYPLARALISGEPVGPEELLLRRADGSDGWVSATAAPVRGPDGEIVGGVVAVLDIDGLRREKLAIQDRIAKLQKRIEQLGVLSNSTN, encoded by the coding sequence ATGGCTTCCCCCACCGAAGTTGACCTCGCCGAAGCTTTAGAGCGCGATGAGATCGTGCCATATTTTCAGCCGATAGTGGAGCTGCACACGGGCAAACTCACTGGATTCGAAGTACTTTCCCGGTGGATTCACCCAATCTCGGGCATGATTCCGCCGGATAGGTTCATTCTGCTTGCCGAACAGACGGGCCTGATTGGATTGCTTACTGAAAGGCTGCTGCGCAAGGCATTTGCGGCTGCCTCTGACATTCCTGGTCCGTTATCCCTGTCTGTGAATATCTCTCCGGTACAGTTTCGCGATCGGGAGTTACCGCTGAAGATTGAGCAGGCCGCAAACATCGGCAGGTTTCCGTTGCATCGCCTGATTCTCGAAGTCACCGAGAGCGCTCTGGTCGATAACATGCAGCAGGCGCGCGAGATTTCCCAGGGACTGAAGGAGATAGGTGTCCGGCTTGCTCTCGATGACTTTGGCACGGGTTACTCCAGCCTTGGCCATTTGCAGGCTCTGCATTTTGACGAACTCAAGGTCGACGCGAGCTTTGTTCGCTCAATGGATCAGACGCGCGAGAGTCGAAAAATTGCGGCGGCCGTGGTTGGACTGGGCCACAGTCTTGGCCTGATCACCGTTGCTGAGGGCATCGAAACCGCAGCGCAGGCGGAGATGCTGCACTGGCTGGGTTGCGAACAAGGCCAGGGCTGGCTTTATGGCCGGCCCGTACCGCGGGAAAAGCTTGCTGCGGTCGTCTCGCGAGGGAATTTCTCTCCCGTTACGGAATCGCCTTCCGGGTCTACGAGCGAAACAATTACGGCCAGCCTGGAGGGCAGGCCTGCTCAGCAACTGGCGCAACTTCAGGCGATTTACGATGGAGCGCCGGTTGGACTCTGTTTCCTTGATACCAACATGCGATACGTGAGTATCAATAAACGCCTTGCGGAGATGAACGGAGCTCCCGTCGTCGATCATCTCGGACGGCGCGTTGTGGATGTGCATCCTGACATGTTCAAAATCGTCGAGCCGTTCATCCAACGGGCCTTGCGGGGAGAATCACTGAGCGGCATTGAAATAACTTCTCCGAAGCGCGGACCCGACCCCCGGCCCCGGACGCTCCTGCTTTCATACCAGCCAGCTCGCGACGAGGCCGATGAAGTAATCGGCGTTTCGGTTGGGGTCGTCGATATTACGGCCCGCAAGCTCGTCGAAGTGGCTCTGAAAGAAAGCGAGGATCACTACCGCCATTCCGTGGAACTCAATCCGCAGATTCCATGGACGATGGATGCCGACGGCATGAACACGGAAATCAGCCCGCGATGGAAGGAGGTGACCGGCCTTACGTTGGAGCAGTCCCAAGGGCTTGGCTGGCTGGAGGCGCTGCACCCGGATGACGTTACCCGTGTCGTCGACAGGATGGAAGTGATGCTCAAGACCGGCGAGTCTATCGACATGGAATACCGAATCTCCAAAGGAGATGGCGAGTGGCGGTGGATGCGAACACGTGGTTCTCCGCGGCGGAATGATTCTGGCAAGATCATCCGCTGGTACGGCAGCGTGGAAGACATTGACGACCGCAAGAAGACGGAACAGGCGCTTATCGAGAGCGAGGCGCTGCTAAAAGCCGTCTTTAGTGCGGTGCCGGTCGGGCTCATCATTGCGGAACCCAGCGGGCGCATTGTGATGAGCAATCCGCAGGCAGAGAGCCTCCTTCCTCCCAATGTGATCGTCGCCGACACAATCGACGACTATCGAAAAGCAGGAGCCCACACGACCGACGGGCGTCCGATGGAGGCCACAGAATATCCACTGGCGCGCGCCCTGATCAGCGGGGAACCGGTGGGGCCGGAGGAATTGCTCCTTCGCCGCGCCGACGGCTCGGATGGGTGGGTCAGCGCCACTGCCGCGCCGGTCCGCGGTCCGGACGGGGAGATCGTAGGCGGCGTGGTTGCGGTGCTCGACATTGACGGCCTCAGACGCGAGAAACTAGCGATACAGGACCGGATTGCAAAATTACAAAAGCGCATTGAGCAACTTGGAGTGCTGTCCAACTCAACGAACTAG
- a CDS encoding methyltransferase family protein, whose product MMKATALEFRFRLIFMTLVIVLGFWAPWIEYLHWGTRTTAWLWLGFEISGLGISSAVGIRLATALTILVAAAAAAVRVWGTAHLGTGTVNNTEMKAGAVMADGPYRYVRNPLYLGSWLMVAAISVLMSPTGALVTMVLLTIFLLRLILGEEAFLDAQLGESYAAYFKAVPRLVPSLRPRVVASGQKPHWRRALLGEIMPLGVLASFATLSWQYNAELLIRAVLISFGLSLVVRAVILPRPGSPQPVAGR is encoded by the coding sequence ATGATGAAAGCCACTGCGCTGGAGTTCCGATTTCGGTTGATTTTCATGACGTTGGTGATCGTGCTTGGGTTCTGGGCGCCGTGGATCGAGTATCTGCACTGGGGTACACGAACCACAGCGTGGTTGTGGCTCGGATTTGAAATTAGCGGGTTGGGGATCTCTTCCGCAGTGGGCATTCGGTTGGCGACGGCGCTTACGATTCTGGTTGCGGCTGCGGCTGCCGCTGTGCGCGTGTGGGGAACGGCTCACCTGGGCACGGGAACTGTCAACAACACTGAGATGAAGGCCGGAGCGGTCATGGCCGATGGTCCGTACCGATATGTGCGCAATCCGCTCTATCTCGGAAGCTGGCTGATGGTGGCTGCTATCTCTGTGTTGATGTCACCGACCGGCGCGCTTGTGACGATGGTTCTGCTCACCATTTTCCTGCTGCGATTGATTCTGGGCGAAGAAGCTTTTCTCGACGCACAACTGGGCGAGTCATACGCCGCTTACTTCAAAGCTGTTCCCCGCCTGGTTCCCAGCCTGCGGCCTCGGGTGGTGGCGAGCGGGCAGAAGCCCCATTGGCGACGCGCGCTGCTTGGCGAGATAATGCCGCTGGGAGTCCTTGCCAGCTTTGCGACGTTGAGCTGGCAATACAACGCAGAGTTGCTGATCCGCGCTGTGCTGATCAGCTTTGGATTGTCGCTTGTGGTGCGGGCAGTGATTCTGCCCAGACCAGGATCGCCTCAGCCGGTTGCTGGGCGGTGA
- the mnmE gene encoding tRNA uridine-5-carboxymethylaminomethyl(34) synthesis GTPase MnmE, whose translation MSIDVSASETIAAISTPAGRGGIGIVRLSGSEALQIAEQLVSLRGPLEHARARLADVLDPERPEDSSRIDEALVTWFAAPNSYTAEDLVEIAAHGSPIVLNLLLRQALALGARLAEPGEFTHRAFLSGRIDLTQAEAVRDLIEAQTLTQARLAASQMGGALSARVMPAKHELLELIALLEAGIDFAEDDLAVAPESEIARRIAAIRPPLTTLQATFAHGRIFHDGLTLAIVGRPNAGKSSVFNALVERDRAIVTAIPGTTRDTVTERIALGGIPLELVDTAGLREAADEAERLGIVRSREALADAAIVLIVIDASEMGPATKLHDEERRLIESVQGRAALIALNKCDLVSGVSNPAVHDSLDGTELPVLATSAVTGQGISELREAILKLATGGAAAEPGMLTSFRHHQSITQAIEGLDDAANAVASGIPHEMVLLDLYRTLWALDSLTGQTTPDDILNLIFSTFCIGK comes from the coding sequence GTGTCCATCGACGTCTCAGCCAGCGAAACCATTGCAGCCATTTCCACTCCTGCCGGCCGCGGCGGCATCGGCATCGTTCGACTGAGTGGTTCCGAAGCCCTCCAGATTGCCGAGCAGCTCGTGAGCCTTCGTGGTCCACTGGAACACGCGCGTGCCCGCCTCGCGGACGTCCTTGATCCCGAGCGCCCTGAAGATAGTTCCAGAATCGACGAAGCGTTGGTCACGTGGTTCGCCGCGCCCAATTCCTACACAGCCGAAGACCTCGTCGAGATAGCGGCGCATGGTTCGCCCATCGTACTCAATCTGCTCCTTCGCCAGGCCCTCGCCCTGGGAGCGCGCCTCGCCGAACCTGGTGAATTCACCCATCGCGCCTTTCTCTCGGGACGCATCGACCTCACGCAGGCTGAAGCAGTGCGCGATCTGATCGAAGCGCAAACACTGACTCAGGCGCGCCTCGCCGCCAGCCAGATGGGCGGCGCGTTGAGCGCGCGCGTCATGCCCGCGAAGCACGAATTGCTGGAGTTGATAGCATTGCTTGAGGCAGGAATCGACTTCGCTGAGGACGACCTCGCCGTAGCGCCGGAGTCCGAAATTGCGCGCCGAATCGCCGCGATTCGCCCGCCGCTCACGACGCTCCAGGCGACATTTGCTCACGGACGCATCTTTCACGATGGCCTGACGCTTGCAATTGTTGGCCGTCCAAACGCTGGCAAAAGCTCCGTCTTCAATGCTCTTGTTGAGCGAGATCGCGCCATCGTGACCGCAATTCCCGGTACGACGCGCGACACCGTCACCGAGCGCATCGCGCTGGGCGGCATTCCGCTCGAACTGGTCGATACAGCCGGTCTGCGTGAGGCAGCCGACGAAGCCGAGCGGCTGGGCATTGTGCGCAGCCGCGAAGCACTGGCCGATGCAGCGATTGTGCTCATCGTCATCGATGCGTCTGAGATGGGACCGGCCACTAAGCTCCATGACGAAGAGCGCCGCCTCATCGAGTCCGTGCAGGGCCGCGCGGCGCTTATCGCGTTGAACAAATGCGACCTGGTCTCCGGCGTATCGAACCCCGCCGTACACGATTCGCTCGACGGCACAGAGTTGCCGGTCCTTGCGACCTCGGCTGTAACAGGGCAGGGGATTTCCGAACTGCGTGAAGCCATCCTTAAACTTGCCACCGGCGGAGCCGCAGCCGAGCCAGGAATGCTGACCAGCTTTCGTCATCACCAATCCATCACACAGGCCATCGAAGGACTGGACGACGCAGCTAATGCCGTCGCCTCGGGCATTCCCCACGAGATGGTCTTGCTGGACCTCTACCGTACACTGTGGGCGCTCGATTCGCTGACAGGACAGACCACTCCGGACGACATTCTGAACCTGATCTTCAGCACCTTCTGCATCGGAAAGTAG
- a CDS encoding PAS domain S-box protein — MPGISKQVTNRPAIGYAIAFAIVIASLLLRYGMVQYFRMELPLFLTFYPAIMVIAMIAGFWPGLFATVLSALATRYLILPAVGQPGIAKASQVVTLSFFTVMGILMSLIAESYRRSQRSVAAYKEAQALRSSEDKLRQVSEYKQLAIDAAGLGAWEFRRGTQEISADDNCRRMFGFQADDHITFDEVVGRIHPDDRATVEFGFRQAMARIDEGVWHEVFRVVWPDGSIHWLASDGRVYFIGEGEERRSDRFIGVSMDVTERKRIEKSLLASEASLATAQALAHLGSWEVDLATRKGTWSAEMCRIYYRNPTSGAPTFEDFLEMVHQDDRRTIVHQMDNIADSAEAFEFESRTNPALGPMRYLSNTIYVIRDATGVPVRMSGTSLDVTQRTIAAESLKRTTGQLSVFIEHAPVALAMFDSAMRYICASRRWLADYGLEDRNVAGLSHFELFPKASEQWEEPHRRGMAGEVLRVDSESFQRSDGSLQQIRWEMHPWRHTSGEVGGIVVFTEDITEREKAEAALRESELHYRRLFNSMDEGFCVIEVLFDAQDRANDYRFLEVNASFERQTGVHNAVGRRMREIAPSHEEHWFEIYGKIALTGEPAHFVNEAKALNRHYEVRAYRVGEPEQRRVAIVFNDISARIGAEAALREQSDLIELAHDTIMVRNTEGMIRFWNRGAEEMYGYSKQEALGRSSHDLLGTVFPQPLAEIEATMLQKGRWEGELLHTTRDGSQIVVASRWAMQRQKDGQAAGVMEIDIDITERKRAEEHVRRLNRVYTVLSDINQTIVREKDSQAILESACRIAVEKGEFRMAWIGMVDATAQELRPIAFAGVVNGYLDHVKIDLNDPERANRPAAQCFFEGEHVLCNDVEHELFRPWRAEALNNGYRSIGAFPLRSSGQVIGTFCLYAGELGFFDDDENKVLDEMAMDISFALEVNQNEKIRQKAEKDLRWRTALFEAQVDSSLDGVLVVDGAGHKILQNRRLNDLLKLPEDVFENSDFSQQIDFVTSRIKNPGQFAEKARYLMSHPEEVSRDEIEFLDGSILERYSSPVRDAANNYYGRIWTFRDITERRQLEDQFRQAQKMEAVGQLTGGIAHDFNNLLTVILGCSEVIGEEVQQNPRLSKMAGMISTAAQRGADLTHRMLAFARRQTLQPKTVDINKLLLGMEGFLRRTLSAEIDLRVILGPNNCEANVDPTQLESALLNLCLNSRDAMPSGGTLTIRADHKILDAGYAQHNREVTPGHYLLIEVSDTGSGISQEILSRVFDPFFTTKEIGKGTGLGLSMVYGFVKQSRGHVKIYSEPGLGTSVKIYLPRSVQESEIAMSQQEPAPGGSGSEVILLVEDDDNVREFAKLQLGLLGYQVIEAATGKDALNAVRENGSIKLLFTDMVMPGGMNGHELSQEARQLNPALKVLFCSGYAEDAFIQRGVLSETVELLNKPYTRLELASKIRGVLNQN, encoded by the coding sequence ATGCCTGGAATTTCGAAGCAAGTAACTAACAGACCGGCGATTGGTTACGCTATTGCGTTCGCAATCGTGATTGCATCCTTGTTGCTGCGATACGGTATGGTTCAGTACTTCCGCATGGAGTTACCCCTTTTTCTCACTTTCTACCCAGCAATCATGGTGATCGCCATGATTGCCGGATTCTGGCCCGGACTATTTGCCACAGTTTTATCCGCATTGGCGACGCGCTATCTGATATTGCCTGCGGTGGGACAGCCTGGAATCGCAAAGGCCTCGCAAGTCGTAACTCTTTCTTTCTTCACCGTCATGGGAATACTCATGAGTCTGATAGCCGAGAGCTATCGGCGAAGCCAGCGCTCTGTGGCGGCTTATAAGGAAGCACAAGCCCTCAGAAGCAGCGAAGACAAGCTGCGTCAGGTATCGGAATACAAGCAATTGGCGATCGATGCGGCTGGATTGGGAGCCTGGGAGTTCCGCCGTGGAACGCAAGAAATATCCGCCGATGATAACTGCCGGAGGATGTTCGGATTTCAAGCAGATGATCACATCACCTTTGACGAGGTGGTTGGGCGCATTCATCCGGACGACCGCGCGACAGTGGAATTTGGCTTCCGGCAGGCGATGGCCCGAATCGACGAAGGGGTATGGCACGAGGTTTTTCGCGTTGTCTGGCCGGATGGCTCGATTCACTGGCTGGCATCGGATGGCCGTGTGTACTTCATCGGAGAGGGCGAAGAACGCCGGTCTGATCGATTCATCGGCGTCAGCATGGACGTTACGGAACGAAAGCGTATCGAGAAATCCTTGCTTGCTAGCGAGGCCAGTTTAGCCACCGCCCAGGCGTTGGCCCATCTTGGCAGTTGGGAAGTTGACCTGGCGACACGGAAGGGAACGTGGTCCGCCGAAATGTGCCGCATCTACTACCGCAATCCCACCTCCGGCGCTCCAACCTTCGAGGATTTTCTCGAGATGGTTCACCAGGACGACCGGCGAACGATTGTGCACCAGATGGACAATATTGCTGACTCAGCCGAGGCGTTTGAATTTGAAAGCCGAACAAATCCAGCCCTCGGTCCCATGCGGTATCTCAGCAACACCATCTACGTGATACGCGACGCAACCGGGGTTCCAGTCCGGATGTCCGGTACATCTTTGGATGTCACACAGCGAACTATTGCAGCGGAATCTCTTAAGAGAACCACGGGACAACTCAGTGTCTTCATCGAACATGCTCCTGTGGCATTGGCGATGTTTGACTCCGCAATGCGCTACATTTGCGCCAGCCGCCGCTGGTTGGCCGACTATGGTTTGGAAGACAGGAACGTGGCCGGTCTGTCGCACTTCGAGCTTTTCCCGAAAGCTTCTGAGCAATGGGAAGAACCCCACCGTCGCGGAATGGCTGGTGAAGTGCTGCGCGTGGACTCTGAGTCGTTCCAACGATCTGACGGCTCATTGCAGCAAATTCGCTGGGAAATGCATCCATGGCGTCATACATCTGGCGAAGTGGGTGGGATTGTGGTTTTCACGGAAGATATCACTGAGCGCGAAAAGGCCGAAGCTGCATTGCGCGAAAGCGAATTGCATTATCGGCGTTTGTTTAACTCGATGGATGAAGGGTTTTGCGTCATTGAAGTTTTGTTCGATGCGCAGGACCGGGCGAACGACTACCGTTTCCTGGAGGTCAACGCATCGTTTGAACGACAGACCGGAGTGCATAACGCAGTTGGAAGACGGATGCGGGAGATTGCTCCATCCCACGAGGAGCATTGGTTTGAGATTTATGGAAAGATCGCACTAACCGGTGAGCCAGCGCATTTCGTCAATGAAGCCAAAGCGTTAAACCGTCACTATGAGGTTCGCGCTTATCGCGTGGGCGAGCCGGAGCAGCGACGGGTTGCGATTGTCTTTAACGACATCAGCGCACGAATCGGCGCAGAGGCTGCGTTGCGCGAGCAGAGTGATCTTATTGAACTGGCTCACGACACCATCATGGTCCGCAATACGGAAGGGATGATTCGCTTTTGGAATCGTGGCGCGGAAGAGATGTACGGGTACTCCAAGCAAGAGGCGCTGGGCAGAAGCTCGCACGATCTGCTCGGCACCGTCTTCCCCCAGCCACTCGCTGAGATCGAAGCGACCATGCTGCAAAAAGGGCGCTGGGAAGGTGAACTGCTGCATACTACCCGGGACGGCTCACAGATCGTGGTAGCCAGCCGCTGGGCCATGCAACGGCAAAAGGATGGACAGGCCGCTGGCGTGATGGAGATCGACATCGACATCACGGAACGCAAACGGGCGGAAGAGCACGTTCGAAGACTCAACCGTGTGTATACGGTCCTCAGCGACATTAATCAAACAATTGTTCGGGAGAAAGACTCACAGGCGATTCTGGAATCTGCCTGCCGCATCGCTGTGGAGAAGGGTGAGTTCCGGATGGCCTGGATCGGCATGGTCGATGCGACGGCACAGGAACTGCGGCCAATCGCATTCGCCGGCGTTGTGAATGGATATCTCGATCACGTCAAGATCGACCTGAACGATCCGGAAAGGGCCAATCGACCAGCCGCACAGTGCTTCTTTGAAGGAGAGCACGTCCTCTGCAATGACGTCGAACACGAGTTATTCCGGCCATGGAGAGCCGAGGCACTGAACAACGGTTATCGATCGATCGGAGCATTTCCGCTGCGATCTAGCGGCCAGGTCATTGGCACGTTCTGTCTTTATGCAGGCGAGTTGGGATTTTTCGATGACGACGAGAATAAGGTTCTGGACGAAATGGCGATGGATATATCTTTTGCCCTTGAAGTAAATCAAAATGAAAAAATCCGTCAAAAAGCAGAGAAGGATTTACGCTGGCGGACCGCGCTTTTTGAAGCGCAAGTGGACTCCTCTCTGGACGGCGTATTAGTCGTCGACGGCGCAGGTCACAAGATACTCCAAAACCGGCGCTTGAACGACCTGCTCAAACTGCCGGAAGATGTTTTTGAGAATTCGGACTTTTCCCAACAGATAGACTTTGTCACCTCGCGGATCAAGAACCCCGGTCAGTTTGCTGAGAAGGCCCGCTATCTCATGTCTCATCCTGAGGAAGTCAGCAGGGATGAGATTGAGTTTCTCGACGGCTCCATCCTGGAGCGATATTCGTCTCCCGTTCGGGACGCGGCAAACAATTACTATGGCCGGATCTGGACCTTCCGTGATATCACGGAGCGGCGGCAACTGGAAGATCAATTCCGCCAGGCTCAAAAGATGGAAGCGGTGGGCCAACTAACCGGAGGGATTGCCCATGACTTCAATAACCTGCTGACAGTTATTCTGGGCTGCTCCGAGGTGATCGGCGAGGAGGTTCAGCAGAATCCGCGTCTCAGCAAAATGGCGGGTATGATATCAACCGCAGCCCAACGCGGCGCGGATTTGACGCATCGGATGCTTGCGTTTGCTCGCCGGCAGACTCTACAGCCGAAGACGGTCGACATCAACAAGCTGCTTTTGGGTATGGAAGGTTTTCTGCGTCGTACGCTCAGCGCCGAGATTGACCTGCGCGTGATCCTGGGCCCGAATAACTGCGAAGCAAATGTTGATCCCACCCAATTGGAGAGCGCGTTGCTCAACCTTTGCCTAAATTCACGGGATGCCATGCCCTCGGGCGGAACTCTTACGATACGGGCAGATCACAAGATTCTGGACGCTGGCTACGCACAACATAACCGGGAAGTTACACCGGGGCACTATCTCCTCATTGAAGTATCTGACACAGGCAGCGGTATCAGCCAGGAGATTCTAAGCCGTGTCTTCGACCCATTCTTCACCACCAAGGAGATTGGAAAAGGCACTGGCCTGGGACTGAGCATGGTGTATGGCTTTGTCAAACAGTCTCGGGGCCATGTGAAGATTTATTCAGAGCCTGGGCTTGGCACTTCAGTAAAGATATACCTTCCGCGGTCCGTTCAGGAAAGCGAGATAGCGATGAGTCAACAGGAGCCTGCTCCTGGAGGCAGTGGCTCGGAAGTTATCCTGCTGGTGGAAGATGACGACAATGTGCGCGAGTTTGCGAAGTTGCAACTGGGTCTTCTAGGCTATCAAGTTATTGAGGCAGCTACCGGAAAAGACGCGCTGAATGCCGTTCGAGAAAACGGCAGCATCAAGCTCCTGTTTACGGATATGGTTATGCCGGGCGGAATGAATGGCCATGAACTGTCCCAAGAAGCGCGCCAGCTTAACCCGGCCTTAAAGGTTCTGTTCTGTTCTGGTTATGCAGAAGACGCCTTTATTCAAAGGGGAGTCTTGAGCGAAACGGTAGAGTTACTGAATAAGCCATATACGCGACTAGAACTAGCAAGTAAAATCCGTGGGGTGCTGAACCAAAACTGA
- a CDS encoding sigma-54-dependent transcriptional regulator yields MGNKILVVDDNDLMLDLLSDRLGVEGFEVITADSLSQSLLEIQKSTPNVILTDYQLGDGTAFELLAWLKARDVRVPVIVLTGEATFDLAVQAVKNGAEQFIPKPVDFGFLTKMLRHTLEHSRFQLKDAVSKLEQSRHARDPFIGNSPAILELRKMAKRASEASVTVLIQGETGTGKGVLARWLHKMGSRSNEAFVDLNCAALSRELFESELFGHQKGAFTGAVSNKVGFLEAANHGTLFLDEIGDMDPQVQPKILKVVEERRFYRLGDVLERKTDVQILAASHRDLKKLAAEGTFRSDLYFRINTFPLRIPPLRERPEDLPLITDRLLAQLGSDMNHGPLRISDNARMALQRYSWPGNIRELRNVLERAALLSDDGVIDKAGLEFEAPLRQDFTENATNGTLTLKEMEKRHILQALEAEGGNVVRAAQRLGMPRSSLYAKIQEHGV; encoded by the coding sequence ATGGGAAACAAGATTCTGGTTGTCGATGACAATGATTTGATGCTGGATTTGCTTTCCGACAGACTTGGCGTCGAAGGATTCGAAGTCATCACGGCGGATAGCCTTTCCCAGTCCTTGTTAGAGATTCAGAAATCGACCCCTAACGTCATTCTGACGGATTATCAGTTAGGGGACGGCACAGCATTCGAATTACTGGCATGGCTCAAGGCCCGCGACGTACGTGTTCCAGTCATTGTGCTTACCGGTGAAGCGACTTTTGACCTGGCGGTTCAGGCTGTCAAGAACGGGGCCGAACAATTCATCCCGAAGCCCGTCGACTTCGGTTTTCTGACTAAGATGCTGCGCCATACATTGGAGCATTCCAGATTCCAGCTAAAGGATGCCGTTAGCAAACTGGAGCAATCGCGCCATGCCCGAGACCCTTTCATTGGCAACAGTCCGGCCATCCTGGAGTTAAGGAAGATGGCGAAGCGGGCGTCGGAGGCGAGCGTCACCGTGCTGATTCAGGGTGAGACAGGCACGGGAAAGGGAGTGCTGGCGCGCTGGCTGCACAAAATGGGTTCGCGTTCCAATGAAGCTTTTGTGGATCTGAACTGCGCGGCGCTCTCCCGTGAGTTATTTGAATCGGAGCTATTCGGTCACCAAAAAGGAGCCTTCACCGGCGCGGTCAGCAATAAGGTCGGATTTCTGGAAGCGGCCAATCATGGCACGTTATTCCTGGATGAGATTGGCGACATGGATCCGCAGGTTCAGCCTAAGATCCTTAAGGTCGTCGAGGAGCGGCGTTTCTACAGACTGGGAGATGTGCTGGAGCGCAAAACCGACGTACAGATCCTTGCGGCGAGCCATCGCGATCTGAAGAAACTGGCGGCGGAAGGCACCTTTCGCAGCGACCTGTATTTCCGCATTAACACCTTCCCTCTGCGCATACCTCCGCTGCGCGAACGCCCGGAAGATCTTCCATTGATCACGGACAGGCTTTTGGCGCAACTTGGAAGCGACATGAACCACGGCCCACTTCGGATCTCTGACAACGCCAGAATGGCACTACAGCGATACTCCTGGCCTGGAAACATTCGCGAGTTACGCAATGTGCTTGAACGCGCCGCATTGCTTTCCGATGACGGCGTCATCGACAAGGCTGGACTTGAGTTCGAAGCTCCGTTGCGCCAGGACTTCACCGAAAATGCTACAAATGGAACTCTTACCCTGAAGGAAATGGAAAAACGGCATATTCTCCAGGCTCTTGAAGCGGAGGGGGGGAATGTTGTCCGTGCTGCACAACGTCTGGGAATGCCCAGAAGCTCCCTGTATGCCAAGATCCAGGAACATGGTGTCTAA
- a CDS encoding sigma-70 family RNA polymerase sigma factor: MRTRTTTHAVLPGPVSKQKVALIDYLPMVRFQAKKIHRRLPSNVEIDDLYAAGLVGLWEAYAKFNPGKNVQFSTFAQFRVRGAILDSLRSVDWAPRNLRSKGRAIQEAVGKLTSRLNRAPSEEEVAAELKISLETYQHLLGELHSLEVGTIHRTPDEDSGDEVMISIPGAPGDDPLFRCLRGEVTDRIAGAIENLSENERLVVTLFYYEELTRRQVSEALGMTEARVQQIRNSAVLHLRSALSDLARSGNKGLKLVRKTISKSLQPVMKLGPAA, encoded by the coding sequence ATGCGAACCCGGACAACGACACATGCAGTACTGCCTGGCCCCGTTTCGAAGCAGAAAGTGGCCCTGATTGACTATTTGCCAATGGTGCGATTTCAGGCGAAAAAAATCCATAGACGGCTTCCTTCCAATGTCGAAATCGATGACCTCTATGCCGCGGGTTTGGTTGGCCTGTGGGAAGCCTATGCCAAATTCAATCCCGGGAAAAACGTCCAGTTTTCGACTTTTGCCCAGTTTCGCGTCCGAGGCGCCATTCTGGATAGTTTGCGCAGCGTCGATTGGGCTCCCAGGAATCTGCGGTCCAAAGGGCGGGCAATCCAGGAGGCGGTCGGGAAGCTGACTTCCCGCCTTAACCGGGCGCCATCTGAAGAAGAAGTCGCCGCTGAACTCAAAATCAGCCTCGAAACTTACCAGCATCTGTTGGGAGAACTGCACAGCCTCGAGGTCGGGACAATTCACCGGACGCCTGATGAAGACTCGGGGGATGAAGTGATGATCTCAATACCAGGCGCGCCGGGCGATGACCCGCTCTTTCGCTGCCTCCGAGGAGAGGTCACCGACCGCATTGCAGGAGCGATAGAGAATCTTTCCGAAAATGAGCGGTTGGTTGTGACCCTTTTCTACTACGAAGAGTTGACACGTCGCCAAGTCAGCGAGGCGCTGGGGATGACGGAAGCCAGAGTGCAGCAGATTCGCAACTCGGCCGTTCTTCACCTGCGCTCAGCACTTTCAGATCTAGCAAGAAGTGGTAATAAGGGCCTCAAACTCGTCCGGAAGACAATCTCGAAATCGCTGCAGCCTGTGATGAAACTGGGTCCCGCAGCGTAA